In the Candidatus Chlamydia sanziniae genome, GGAAATAAAGAAAAGATTCGATGGTAGAAGAAAAATACTCTAGTGTACTATGAAACTTTGTTTCTTCATTTTTTTAGAGGGTCTATGGCCTCTTTTATGCCAAAAAGTCAAGTGGGTTCAGTACTTTCCACACCTACACTTCCAAATCATCGCAGCTCCCCTATTTTACCTTTACAGATAAAGAAATATGCTGCCTATATCCTTTATGTATTTGCTAGTTTCTGTATTCTTGCAGGATGCATAGTTATGATGTTAACCAAGGAAATCCTTTTTTGTCTGGCATGTATTTTAGGGGGAATACTATTCGCCGTAGGACTTATCTTGAAACTCCGTAATGCAAGTAGCTTATAATAAAGTCAGAGAAAAACTGCTAATGCGGATCGCAGTTTAATTAAAGCTTTCGAATGTATTTGCGATACTCGAGACTCACTCACCCCAAGGACTTTTCCAATTTCTTTTAACATAAGTTCTTCATAATAATACAAAGCCATAACTTGGCGCTCCCTCTCCTCCAGGGCTTGGATGGCACTGGAAAGAAAAGAAGCAAACTCCTTTTTATTGACAACATCATAACCTGTTTCAGCTCGCATATCCGGGATGCGCTCCTCAAGAGCTATACCGGAACTCTCATCACTATGCGAAGGTTTTTCTTCATTTAAAGAAATAATTAAAGCAGGACGAGCTGAGGCAAACCACCCCGCGAGCTCCTGTTGTGAAATATTCAAATATTCAGAAAGCTCAAGATCTGTGGGCTCTTTTCCTAAAGATTGACGCAATGAATCCATAGCTTGGGCAAGCTTGTTGGCTTTTTGATGTACACTACGAGGAACCCAATCTTGTTTACGTAAGTCATCAATAATTGCTGCTTTAATCAAAAAGACTGCATAAGCTTCAAATCGACGGCTTTTTTCAGGATCATAACGCTCAACAGCACGCACTAATCCCTCTATTCCTGAAGCATAGAGATCCTCAGTCTTCACATGTGCAGGCATTCCTATAATCAAACGATGAACAACACTTTTGACTAAGGGTAAATAGGATTCTATTAGGATATCTCGATACTCAATCTCCTGAGTTTCCCAATACAAGTTCCAAATTGCAGAAATGTTCTGTGGTTCTTGTGTTTTCACAAATTTTTTTTTATCTTATTATTTATAAGATTAATTAAAAA is a window encoding:
- a CDS encoding FliA/WhiG family RNA polymerase sigma factor, with the translated sequence MKTQEPQNISAIWNLYWETQEIEYRDILIESYLPLVKSVVHRLIIGMPAHVKTEDLYASGIEGLVRAVERYDPEKSRRFEAYAVFLIKAAIIDDLRKQDWVPRSVHQKANKLAQAMDSLRQSLGKEPTDLELSEYLNISQQELAGWFASARPALIISLNEEKPSHSDESSGIALEERIPDMRAETGYDVVNKKEFASFLSSAIQALEERERQVMALYYYEELMLKEIGKVLGVSESRVSQIHSKALIKLRSALAVFL